In a single window of the Synergistaceae bacterium genome:
- a CDS encoding V-type ATPase subunit, protein MACSGGRIAESSKARARRGTLLQDEDYRVLLEQRSVGDIAVELKKTSYSSVLQNFSLETMHRTELEFLLFAAILEEGLAFRWYMRSEDREILELWFQCFDIELFRNHFHFQMKTEEWEQSDVAELFRLSPSFRLTLIDREKLFASTTPADLLAAIKKETLRLALEEILPAGGGTGDQVEEGLAFQRMEFSGGMILDRYYFSTLYAASRKLAGVEGRMMQLLTGTRVDLMNLYWIYRSRRFFNMRPEEALTLIMKARYRADFDLLTKAAFAEPGAFASVLKETRYGQVFDAGGREGAMREVQIEKNICRFLLEMANRVFLSGSLGFQNVAAYLMLKEFEVRDLITIIEAVRYGFERKGMDALLIHRLSDEASYAPAGKEVN, encoded by the coding sequence CGGTGGGGGATATTGCCGTGGAGCTGAAAAAAACCTCCTACAGCTCCGTTCTGCAGAATTTTTCTCTGGAAACCATGCACCGCACGGAGCTGGAGTTTCTCCTTTTTGCGGCCATTCTGGAGGAGGGGCTTGCCTTTCGCTGGTACATGAGGTCGGAGGATCGGGAAATTCTGGAGCTGTGGTTCCAGTGCTTCGACATAGAATTGTTCAGGAACCACTTTCATTTTCAAATGAAAACAGAGGAGTGGGAACAGTCCGACGTGGCTGAACTGTTTCGTCTGTCGCCGAGTTTCCGGCTGACCCTGATCGATCGGGAAAAACTCTTCGCCAGTACGACGCCGGCGGACCTTCTGGCGGCCATAAAAAAGGAAACTCTGCGCCTGGCGCTGGAAGAAATCCTTCCCGCGGGGGGAGGAACGGGTGACCAGGTGGAGGAGGGGCTGGCGTTTCAGCGGATGGAGTTTTCCGGAGGGATGATTCTCGACCGTTATTACTTCAGCACGCTTTATGCGGCTTCGAGAAAGCTCGCCGGCGTCGAGGGACGCATGATGCAGCTGCTGACGGGGACCCGGGTGGACCTGATGAACCTTTACTGGATCTACCGCAGCCGGCGTTTTTTCAACATGCGCCCGGAGGAGGCCCTGACCCTCATCATGAAGGCCCGATACCGCGCGGATTTCGACCTGCTCACGAAAGCCGCCTTCGCTGAACCCGGGGCCTTCGCCTCCGTTCTGAAGGAAACGCGTTACGGTCAGGTTTTCGACGCCGGAGGCAGGGAAGGGGCTATGAGGGAAGTTCAGATAGAGAAAAACATCTGCCGGTTCCTTCTGGAGATGGCGAATCGGGTGTTCCTGTCCGGGTCTCTGGGATTTCAGAACGTGGCGGCTTACCTGATGCTGAAGGAGTTCGAGGTTCGGGATCTCATCACCATTATCGAGGCCGTGCGGTACGGATTTGAAAGAAAGGGCATGGATGCGCTTCTCATTCACAGGCTGTCCGACGAGGCGTCTTACGCTCCGGCCGGCAAAGAGGTGAATTGA
- a CDS encoding class I SAM-dependent methyltransferase has translation MTIMGADKNWNERIRFLDRSRKTLWNEDYAQFLVERVWKITEPVRVIDFGCGTGFLGALFMPLLPRGSSYTGVDRAAGALEEAKNALAGAEFEFRFIEADLENFEPESSCDLAICQALLMHMPDPGKILMKMRDSLDEKGLMVCIEVDWHLTNAALFIDGFGFENLYNFDALEKIWRNEVLHGEPDRRIGLKLPVLMRRIGLKDVNVRMNDCVRFVDPLNPETHQRQVEGFFSGARTQIPKNRDFYIAALKKKGLTDEEARQQYESKVKMAEYLTQNRETASIVHSPSFIISWGRK, from the coding sequence ATGACGATTATGGGTGCGGACAAGAACTGGAACGAGAGAATCCGCTTTCTGGATCGATCGAGAAAGACCCTCTGGAACGAAGATTACGCTCAGTTCCTCGTGGAAAGAGTCTGGAAAATTACGGAGCCGGTTCGCGTCATCGATTTTGGCTGCGGCACAGGGTTTTTGGGCGCGCTCTTCATGCCCCTTCTGCCTCGGGGCAGCAGCTACACCGGAGTGGACAGGGCGGCAGGGGCGCTTGAAGAGGCGAAAAACGCCCTTGCGGGAGCGGAGTTCGAATTTCGTTTCATTGAGGCCGATCTGGAAAATTTCGAGCCTGAGTCGTCCTGTGATCTGGCCATCTGTCAGGCGTTGCTGATGCACATGCCGGACCCTGGGAAAATCCTGATGAAAATGCGGGATTCCCTCGATGAAAAGGGCTTGATGGTCTGTATCGAAGTGGACTGGCACCTTACGAACGCGGCTCTTTTCATCGACGGATTCGGTTTCGAGAACCTGTACAATTTCGATGCTCTCGAAAAAATCTGGCGAAACGAGGTGCTGCATGGCGAACCGGACAGGCGTATCGGTCTGAAACTCCCCGTACTCATGCGCCGGATCGGTCTGAAGGATGTTAACGTTCGAATGAACGACTGCGTGAGATTCGTCGACCCCCTGAATCCAGAAACTCACCAGCGCCAGGTCGAAGGGTTCTTTTCCGGCGCCAGAACACAAATTCCGAAAAATCGAGACTTTTATATCGCCGCCCTGAAGAAGAAAGGTCTCACCGACGAGGAAGCCCGACAGCAATACGAGTCCAAAGTGAAAATGGCGGAATATCTGACGCAAAACAGGGAAACCGCCTCCATCGTCCACTCCCCTTCCTTCATTATCTCCTGGGGGAGAAAATAA
- a CDS encoding V-type ATP synthase subunit B has product MTLREYTGIEKINGPVVILKGIEGVAYDEVVEVLMDDGSVRLGRAIMVGKDALMVQIFSGTDGLVPATTRVRFTGHPLEVTLSPSILGRTFDGLGRPLDGNGPVYSDIRRNINGAPINPMARVYPRDFINTGFSTIDVLMTLIRGQKLPIFSGNGLPHNQLAIQIASQARLLKEENFAVVFAGVGIKHDDAAAFTASLSRRGSNLVLFQNLADDPVIERIATPRYALTAAEYLAFDLGMHVLVIITDITSYCEALRELSVSRGEIPSRKGYPSYLYSDLASLYERAGVIRGKAGSITFLPILTMPNDDITNPVPDQTGFITEGQIVLSRDLDARGIYPPIDPLPSLSRLMKDGIGKGYTREDHPSVSSQLFASYSRVQEVRALSEVVGADELGDEDKAFLAFGEAFEKTYISQARDEDRDIGQSLDMSWRLLAKLPESALNRISLEDMEKYIRPSQNMDRKKSPDTVKTAPAEKNSTETEKGQHL; this is encoded by the coding sequence ATGACCCTCAGAGAATACACCGGAATCGAAAAAATCAATGGGCCTGTGGTGATCCTGAAGGGGATCGAGGGCGTCGCTTACGACGAGGTCGTAGAAGTGCTGATGGACGATGGTTCCGTTCGTTTGGGACGCGCCATCATGGTGGGAAAAGATGCCCTCATGGTGCAGATTTTTTCCGGGACGGACGGTCTGGTTCCCGCTACAACCCGGGTTCGTTTCACCGGCCATCCTCTGGAAGTCACCCTTTCCCCCTCCATTCTGGGTCGGACCTTCGACGGCTTGGGCCGGCCTCTGGACGGCAACGGCCCCGTCTACAGCGACATCAGGCGCAACATCAACGGAGCACCCATAAACCCCATGGCGCGCGTCTATCCCAGAGATTTCATCAACACGGGTTTTTCGACCATCGACGTTTTGATGACGCTGATTCGAGGTCAGAAACTGCCGATTTTTTCGGGCAACGGCCTGCCTCACAATCAGCTCGCCATTCAGATCGCGTCTCAGGCGCGGCTCTTAAAGGAAGAAAATTTTGCGGTGGTCTTTGCCGGAGTGGGAATCAAGCACGACGACGCGGCGGCGTTCACGGCCAGCCTTTCGCGTCGGGGCTCGAACCTCGTTCTGTTTCAGAACCTGGCGGACGATCCCGTCATTGAGCGCATCGCCACGCCCCGTTACGCTCTGACCGCGGCGGAATATCTGGCCTTCGACCTGGGAATGCACGTTCTGGTCATCATTACGGACATCACCAGTTACTGCGAAGCCCTGAGGGAACTTTCCGTCTCCCGTGGGGAAATCCCCAGCCGCAAGGGCTATCCCTCCTATCTCTACAGCGATTTGGCCTCCCTTTACGAGCGGGCGGGGGTAATTCGGGGCAAGGCTGGAAGCATCACGTTTCTCCCGATTTTGACCATGCCCAACGACGACATCACCAACCCCGTGCCGGATCAGACGGGTTTCATCACGGAAGGGCAGATCGTTCTGTCCAGAGATCTGGACGCCCGGGGCATCTATCCTCCCATCGACCCCCTGCCCAGTCTGTCGCGCCTGATGAAGGACGGCATTGGGAAGGGGTACACCCGGGAAGATCATCCCAGCGTGTCGAGTCAGCTTTTTGCCAGTTACAGCCGCGTGCAGGAGGTCCGGGCGCTCTCCGAGGTGGTGGGCGCCGACGAACTGGGGGACGAGGACAAGGCCTTTCTCGCTTTCGGCGAGGCTTTTGAGAAAACCTATATCAGCCAGGCCCGGGACGAGGATCGGGACATCGGGCAGTCTCTGGACATGTCCTGGCGTCTGCTGGCGAAGCTGCCGGAAAGCGCCCTGAACCGCATTTCCCTGGAGGACATGGAGAAGTACATTCGTCCCAGCCAAAACATGGATCGCAAAAAAAGTCCGGACACGGTCAAAACCGCCCCGGCGGAAAAAAACAGCACCGAAACAGAAAAGGGCCAACATCTCTAA
- a CDS encoding sel1 repeat family protein: protein MKTKKRVANLNQEATNEDRADDLTAEDLGKMAEKLQIDAEQGIAEAQYCLASLHLNQAVQWFHKAAEQGYTDAQRALAVMYHNGVGVELDPKQAAEWYRKAAEKGDLASRTNLGIMYKEGEGVDCDSQEASELLGEAFEDLFAAAEGGDVCAQVNLGLMYATGTGVEQNSAEAEMWLLRAVDQGNVEALNNLGLMYRNGDGVERDARKAAGYFRRAAEQGFAPSMNHLALLSLTGDGVERDEKIALALLNEAARLGDPDAQYNLGACFCNGDIVRKDFKKARKWLRKAAEQGQESALNLLSLVEASLKLKA from the coding sequence ATGAAGACGAAAAAACGGGTTGCAAATCTGAATCAGGAAGCGACAAATGAAGATCGGGCTGACGACCTGACCGCGGAAGACCTCGGGAAAATGGCGGAAAAACTGCAGATCGACGCCGAGCAGGGAATAGCCGAAGCTCAATACTGTTTGGCCTCCCTGCACTTAAATCAGGCCGTTCAGTGGTTTCACAAAGCCGCCGAACAGGGGTACACGGACGCCCAGCGGGCATTGGCTGTCATGTATCACAACGGAGTGGGTGTGGAGCTGGATCCGAAGCAGGCTGCGGAGTGGTATCGTAAAGCCGCGGAGAAGGGAGACCTCGCTTCGCGGACGAACCTGGGCATTATGTATAAAGAAGGGGAAGGAGTCGACTGCGATTCTCAGGAAGCCTCGGAACTGCTGGGCGAAGCCTTCGAAGACCTTTTCGCGGCGGCGGAAGGTGGAGATGTTTGCGCCCAGGTCAATTTGGGTTTGATGTACGCCACGGGAACGGGAGTCGAACAAAATTCGGCGGAGGCTGAAATGTGGCTTCTCAGAGCCGTGGATCAGGGTAATGTCGAAGCGCTGAACAACCTGGGCCTGATGTACAGAAACGGCGATGGCGTGGAACGAGACGCCCGGAAAGCCGCCGGGTATTTCCGTCGGGCGGCAGAGCAGGGATTTGCGCCCTCCATGAATCACCTGGCCCTGTTGTCTTTGACGGGCGATGGCGTGGAACGGGACGAGAAGATAGCTCTGGCCCTGTTGAATGAAGCCGCCAGACTGGGGGATCCGGACGCGCAGTACAACCTGGGCGCTTGCTTCTGCAACGGCGACATCGTCCGAAAGGACTTCAAAAAAGCCCGGAAATGGCTTCGTAAGGCGGCTGAACAGGGACAGGAGAGCGCGTTGAACCTTTTGAGCCTGGTGGAGGCATCGTTAAAACTGAAGGCATGA
- a CDS encoding ATPase, with protein MAVVGMAGISFVGPKEEIERVGLRLLERGNFEPMSPEIMMEGRPLGARVRSFRSNRYDALLDRLEKLWIRAGAALPRKRLEGKFSQVSFSELEARVNEILETMSSWQRETERLEEEYEVWHAMLELSNALRETGRGMKSLARVPFGGFAVGTLTRDNWRRLLETSQASPFLAMPLIEEEPRITAVVFYGSDFQEGMSKIFSSVHMRVIPIQAEDGEEEPDATRYRLEALEAKIANYREMPARYIAENRLELEKLYSLIYAKQRIYTLAQKRGELTDMTILSGWIPRIDYEDIFRMAVREGPHTMIMVEYGDTLAERGVELPTLLRNLPLIRRFQEIVRLYSLPAYNELDPTFVVALSFCLFFGFMFGDVGHGLLLVLGTWFMEKKGLMGNVFSSVLKIAGMSAIFFGLLYGSIFGSEEILTPLWISPMRDVNTLLPVSVGVGVLFLTLGICFHIQNAARHGEWGEVIFSPEGLAGLLFYWMAVAQVMAVSLGLSEITFSTNVFILLAVGLVLVMIFGNGLAKYFFHGETVDEGGVVHGFSIFHAMLNFVSNTASFVRLAAFALNHVGLSTAVFMLAQMVEHAPGGRIYHVFVLLLGQMLIVGLEGLIVFIQTLRLEYYEFFGKFYQGGGREFAPVLWEKKDSAAA; from the coding sequence ATGGCAGTTGTGGGAATGGCAGGAATCTCTTTCGTGGGGCCGAAGGAGGAGATCGAGCGGGTGGGGCTCCGGCTTCTGGAGCGCGGCAATTTCGAGCCCATGTCTCCGGAGATTATGATGGAAGGACGTCCTCTGGGAGCCCGGGTTCGAAGTTTTCGAAGCAACCGTTACGATGCCCTTCTGGACCGGCTGGAAAAACTGTGGATCAGAGCGGGAGCGGCTCTTCCCCGAAAAAGGCTGGAGGGTAAATTCTCTCAGGTTTCCTTCTCCGAGCTGGAGGCCCGGGTCAACGAAATTCTGGAGACGATGAGCTCCTGGCAGCGGGAGACGGAGCGGCTGGAGGAGGAGTACGAGGTCTGGCACGCCATGCTTGAACTCAGCAACGCCCTGCGGGAGACGGGACGCGGCATGAAGAGCCTTGCCAGGGTTCCCTTCGGGGGCTTTGCCGTCGGGACCCTGACCCGGGACAACTGGCGCCGCCTGCTGGAGACCAGCCAGGCTTCCCCCTTTCTGGCCATGCCTCTGATCGAGGAAGAACCCCGCATAACGGCTGTCGTTTTTTATGGCAGCGACTTTCAGGAGGGGATGTCGAAGATCTTCTCGTCGGTTCACATGCGCGTTATCCCCATACAAGCGGAGGACGGCGAGGAGGAGCCGGACGCGACGCGTTACCGTCTGGAGGCGCTGGAGGCGAAGATCGCGAATTACCGGGAGATGCCGGCTCGGTACATCGCGGAAAATCGCCTGGAGCTGGAAAAACTTTACTCCCTGATTTACGCCAAACAGCGTATTTACACCCTGGCCCAGAAACGGGGAGAGCTGACCGACATGACGATTTTGTCGGGGTGGATTCCCCGCATCGACTACGAGGATATTTTTCGCATGGCGGTTCGGGAGGGCCCCCACACCATGATCATGGTAGAATACGGCGACACATTGGCGGAAAGGGGCGTCGAACTGCCGACGCTTCTTCGAAACCTGCCGCTGATCCGGCGTTTTCAGGAGATCGTCCGTCTCTACAGCCTGCCCGCCTACAACGAGCTGGACCCCACCTTCGTGGTGGCTCTGAGCTTTTGCCTGTTTTTTGGTTTTATGTTCGGCGACGTGGGGCACGGGCTTCTTCTGGTGCTGGGAACCTGGTTCATGGAAAAAAAGGGGCTGATGGGGAACGTCTTTTCTTCCGTCCTGAAGATCGCCGGAATGTCGGCCATTTTCTTCGGGCTGCTCTACGGCAGCATCTTCGGCAGCGAGGAGATCCTCACGCCCCTGTGGATTTCTCCCATGAGGGACGTCAACACCCTTCTGCCCGTTTCCGTGGGAGTGGGGGTTCTCTTTCTCACACTGGGGATTTGCTTTCACATACAAAACGCCGCCCGCCACGGGGAGTGGGGAGAGGTCATCTTCAGCCCGGAAGGTCTGGCGGGTCTCCTTTTTTACTGGATGGCCGTGGCTCAGGTCATGGCGGTGTCGCTGGGTTTGTCGGAGATCACCTTCAGCACGAACGTTTTTATCCTCCTTGCGGTGGGCCTGGTGCTGGTCATGATTTTCGGCAACGGCCTCGCCAAATACTTTTTCCACGGGGAAACTGTGGATGAGGGCGGCGTGGTTCATGGGTTCTCGATCTTTCACGCGATGCTGAATTTTGTCAGCAACACGGCCTCCTTCGTGCGTCTGGCGGCCTTTGCCCTGAACCATGTGGGACTCAGCACCGCGGTGTTCATGCTGGCTCAGATGGTGGAGCACGCTCCCGGCGGGCGCATTTATCACGTTTTCGTCCTGCTGCTGGGGCAGATGCTGATTGTGGGGCTGGAGGGTCTGATCGTCTTTATCCAGACCCTGCGTCTCGAATATTACGAGTTCTTTGGAAAATTTTATCAGGGCGGGGGAAGGGAGTTTGCCCCGGTCCTCTGGGAGAAAAAAGACAGCGCGGCGGCCTGA
- a CDS encoding ATP synthase subunit C, whose product MLGLVVLCGTVAGMIGLGYKITVSGHRFRNPRRAVEAAMALSFLALGLSGSMALAAETSGGAATATAGSAAGLGFIGAALSTGLACVGAGIGVAFVGAAALGVVGEKPAFFGKTLIYMGLAEGIAIYGLVISLFILFRI is encoded by the coding sequence ATGTTGGGTTTGGTTGTTTTGTGCGGGACAGTGGCCGGAATGATTGGCCTGGGGTACAAAATTACGGTGAGCGGCCACCGGTTCCGCAATCCCCGGCGGGCGGTGGAGGCGGCGATGGCGCTTTCTTTTCTGGCGCTGGGGCTGTCCGGGAGCATGGCTCTGGCCGCTGAAACCTCCGGCGGCGCGGCGACCGCGACGGCAGGCAGCGCGGCGGGGCTGGGCTTTATCGGAGCGGCCCTTTCCACGGGACTGGCCTGCGTGGGCGCGGGGATCGGCGTGGCTTTTGTGGGAGCTGCGGCTTTGGGCGTCGTGGGCGAGAAGCCCGCATTTTTCGGGAAAACACTGATTTATATGGGTCTTGCGGAAGGAATCGCCATCTACGGTCTCGTCATCTCTCTCTTTATTCTGTTCAGGATTTAG
- a CDS encoding V-type ATP synthase subunit F — MKGYLISDNHDTLVLLKLAGINGVVVHGAAETARALNEALAMKDLGILLMTERAAETIPERVKEMRSEGALPLLIEIPDRHGARRGADFLSRYIREAIGVKLE, encoded by the coding sequence ATGAAGGGGTATCTGATCAGCGACAATCATGACACGCTGGTCCTGCTGAAACTGGCGGGAATCAACGGCGTCGTGGTTCACGGGGCGGCAGAGACCGCCAGGGCTTTGAACGAGGCGCTGGCGATGAAGGATCTGGGGATTCTGCTCATGACCGAAAGAGCGGCCGAAACGATCCCGGAGCGGGTGAAGGAAATGCGCTCCGAGGGAGCTCTGCCGCTTCTGATCGAGATTCCGGACAGACACGGTGCGCGGCGCGGCGCGGATTTTCTTTCCCGATACATCCGCGAGGCGATAGGAGTGAAGCTGGAATGA
- a CDS encoding V-type ATP synthase subunit A: MIKINGSGGSETANRVCGAITMINGPVVNATGLSTFAMRELVQVGDLKLTGEILQMSGDDGVIQVYEDTGGLRVGEPVRGLGRPLSICLGPGLIGHIIDGIGRPLDRLVEKEGFFLDRGTNLDPIDMDHSWEVTPVCKVGDSVSQGMTLAVVKETDLIENRVLVPGGLKGEIEFIMPRGFHKTSEVVARVKCEDGSVVPVYMYHYWPVRRPHLYKERLLPDEPLITGQRVIDGLFPISKGGVAAIPGGFGTGKTVTQHQLAKWSDAKIVVYIGCGERGNEMTQVLEEFPSLEDPYSKKPLMQRTILIANTSNMPVAAREASIYTGITIAEYYRDMGYDVAMMADSTSRWAEALRELSGRLGEIPAEEGFPAYLATRLSEFYERAGKVRTFGDKTASISVIGAVSPAGGDFTEPVTRHTKRFIRCFWALDASLAHARHFPAISWMDSYSEYADEVKEWYHSHVDPEWAALREETRAMLAEDDAVQQTIRLVGEDVLPDGQRLVALTASLLKNAYLQQNSFTDDSFCPPEKGVRIMRMILDFHKQAKQLVAEGCPLSLIRKMKELLELTHVREIAADDVAAFEDLSKRLKERLEVIGRDRLAREREEQGTQERSAGDGE; this comes from the coding sequence ATGATAAAAATCAACGGCAGCGGCGGCAGTGAAACCGCCAATCGGGTGTGCGGCGCAATAACGATGATCAATGGACCCGTCGTCAACGCCACGGGACTTTCCACCTTCGCCATGCGTGAACTTGTGCAGGTGGGTGATCTGAAGCTGACGGGCGAAATTCTTCAGATGAGCGGAGACGACGGGGTTATTCAGGTTTACGAAGATACGGGCGGTCTTCGGGTGGGAGAGCCCGTCAGAGGACTGGGACGCCCTCTTTCCATCTGTCTTGGGCCGGGACTGATCGGCCACATTATCGACGGTATTGGACGCCCTCTGGATCGCCTCGTGGAAAAGGAAGGGTTTTTTCTGGATCGCGGCACGAACCTGGACCCCATTGACATGGATCACTCCTGGGAGGTGACGCCTGTCTGCAAGGTGGGCGATTCGGTTTCCCAGGGCATGACCCTGGCTGTGGTGAAAGAGACGGACCTGATCGAGAATCGGGTTCTCGTCCCCGGAGGCTTGAAGGGCGAGATCGAGTTTATCATGCCCCGGGGATTTCATAAAACCTCCGAGGTGGTGGCGCGAGTCAAATGTGAAGACGGAAGCGTCGTGCCGGTGTACATGTACCACTACTGGCCCGTGCGCAGGCCTCATCTCTACAAAGAGCGCCTGCTGCCGGACGAACCCCTGATCACGGGGCAGAGGGTGATCGACGGACTGTTTCCCATATCCAAGGGGGGAGTGGCCGCGATTCCCGGGGGGTTTGGGACGGGCAAAACCGTGACTCAGCACCAGCTGGCGAAATGGAGCGACGCGAAGATCGTGGTCTACATCGGATGCGGCGAACGGGGCAACGAAATGACTCAGGTGCTGGAAGAATTTCCGTCGCTGGAGGACCCTTACTCCAAAAAACCTCTGATGCAGCGGACCATCCTCATCGCGAACACCTCCAACATGCCGGTGGCGGCCCGGGAGGCCAGCATTTACACGGGCATAACGATCGCGGAGTATTATCGCGACATGGGCTACGACGTGGCGATGATGGCCGATTCCACCAGCCGCTGGGCGGAGGCGCTGCGCGAACTTTCAGGGCGTCTCGGAGAAATTCCGGCGGAGGAGGGCTTTCCCGCCTACCTGGCCACGCGGCTGTCCGAGTTTTACGAGCGGGCGGGCAAGGTTCGCACCTTTGGCGACAAAACGGCGAGCATCTCCGTTATTGGAGCGGTTTCTCCCGCAGGAGGGGACTTCACCGAACCCGTCACCCGTCACACGAAGCGTTTTATCCGCTGTTTCTGGGCGCTGGACGCCTCTCTGGCCCACGCGCGGCACTTCCCGGCCATCAGCTGGATGGATTCCTACAGCGAATACGCGGACGAGGTGAAGGAATGGTACCACAGCCACGTGGACCCGGAGTGGGCCGCGCTGCGGGAGGAGACCCGGGCCATGCTGGCGGAGGACGATGCCGTTCAGCAGACGATTCGCCTGGTGGGGGAGGATGTTCTGCCCGACGGCCAGCGTCTGGTGGCTCTGACGGCTTCTTTGCTGAAAAACGCCTACCTGCAGCAGAACTCCTTCACCGACGACTCGTTCTGCCCGCCTGAGAAGGGCGTTCGCATCATGCGGATGATTCTGGATTTCCATAAACAGGCGAAACAGCTGGTGGCTGAAGGATGCCCGCTGTCCCTGATTCGAAAGATGAAGGAACTTTTGGAGCTGACCCACGTTCGCGAAATTGCCGCCGACGACGTCGCGGCCTTCGAGGACCTGAGCAAACGCCTGAAGGAACGCCTCGAAGTGATCGGCAGGGATCGCCTGGCCCGGGAACGGGAAGAACAGGGAACGCAGGAACGATCCGCCGGAGATGGAGAGTGA